Below is a window of Edaphobacter bradus DNA.
CATCCGGATGGCAAACGGCCCCGCCTCAAATGATTGATTTTGAGGTTGTTCTGGTCACCAAGTCCGCATGCCTGCAGCAGTGCCTCGAAGGTTTCTCTGATGGTCCCGATATCTGCAGTGTTCCGCCCGCTGATTCAGCGCGCGCCCGGGTTGAGTTGTACTCCTACACTTCGCGTCGGTCATCGCTTCCTCGAGCTTTCGCATCCTGCATCCTGTCCGCACCCCCGGGTGAGCGTTAACTAGCTCTCCGATCGTCTCTCTGCCTCGTCTGCCGCCGCGATTCTCACAAATGGGGATCGGGCAGAAAGAGCAGAAGCAATGTCGAAGGAAATCTATATCTCCAGCACGCCGCATGAGACGCGGCTTGCAATCGTCGAAGACGACGCACTCGCTGAGATCTATTACGAGCGAGAGAACGAATACACCTTGGCCGGGTCGATCTACAAAGGCCGCGTAACCCGCGTGCTGCCCGGTATGCAGTCCAGCTTTGTGGACATAGGACTGGACCGCGATGCATTCCTGTACATCACGGACTTTATGGAGGAGGCCGGAGACTCGGCCGACTTCGAGGGCAACGGCGACGGACAGCGCTCCGGCCGCCGCGATGGCCGTGGCGACCGCAATCGCGAGCCCGCGACCCTGGAAGGGACAACGGGCGAGGAGGGCCGCGAGCGCGGCGGACGTGGCCGTCGTGACCGAAGAGACCGGGGCGGAAACCGCCAGGCGATACCGGAGTATTCGCAGACCCCGGAGGGACAGGGGCCGCAAGGCGAAGAGGAGTTTGCCCAGCCCTCTGAGGCCGAGTCGGGCGAGGCGCTGACCGAGCGCGCAGAGGGAGCCGGTGAGGCTGCCGCTGCTCCTGAGGGAGGCCGCCGCTGGCGTGGCCGTCGTGGCCGCCGTCGTGGACGTGGCGGCAATCGCGACGAGGCTCGGCAGGAGGCTGGCAGCGCGGAATCGACCCCTGCGCCTGACTTGATCGGCGATGCGGATGAACCGGCCCTTGAAATTGATGGCTCAGCGGAGCAGACCGCTTCGCCTGAGTCCGCTGCCGGGGCTGAGGACGAATTCCATGAGAGCTTCAGCCGCAGGCCGCGTGGAGACGACGGACGAGATGACCGCAATCGCGGAGATCGTGACCGGGGCGGACGAGATCGCGACCGTGGAGGCCGACGCATTCCGCGAGGTTTTGCTCCCAGGGCGTCGTTCTACGGCGTGGGCAACTCTCCCGCCGACGAGGGGACGCAGGAAGGCACAGAAGCGGCCCATGAGCCGATTGTGCTTCCGGGCGAGTCGCTCTCGAAGTATCGCAGCGGTGGAGAGCAGCAGGCAGCGCCGGCTCCGAAGGCGGCTGCTCCCACTGTGATTGTGCCCAGCGCGCCCAGCTATGAGATTCCGGCGGGATGGGATGGGGGCTCCGTGCTTCCCGGAGAGACACTTTCGCGCCACCGGCGCTCGGAGCCTCGGCAGGAGAGCCAACCGGTCGTTGAGGAACCGGCGGCCAGCGTTTCGGTGGAAGCGGTGCAGGAGCATGCAGCCGTGGTGCCCGAGGTTGTCGAACCGGTTGAGTACGAGCCGACCGAGGAGGCGTCGGTCTCCTATCGTGTCGATCCGATTCCTCCGAGTGAGTTCCGCCAGGGTGCGTCCATTGAGGTTGAGCCGGAGGTTGTGCACGCGGCATTTATCGAGGTCCCGGTTACAGAGACCTTTGAAGAGCAGCACGTTTTAGAGCACGTTGTCGAGCTGGCAGCCCATGAAGTGACTACGCTTCATGCGAGCGGCGAGATGGAGTCTGAGGCGCCTGTTGTCGATCTGGTTGAGGCAGAGGCCGCCCAGCAGGCGTTTGAGCCTGGCACGGGCGTTGTGGAAGTGGAAGAGGAGATTGTCGAGGAGGAGGACTTTCAGACGACGACGCTTCACGCCAGCTCGATTGAGGAGCTTGATGATCTCGACGAAGAGGAGACGCTTGAGGGCGCGGCCGATCTCGGCTCGATGATCCGCGAGATGTCGATCGACGAGATTACGCGCGTGGGCGACGGCGACGAGGAAGAAGATGACTTCATCGAAGAAGACTCAATCCACGGCCACCACGACGTTCTGGATGAGGCGGTCGAAGAGGGCGAAGAGCTTGACGAGTCCGACGAGACTGAAGACGAAGTCGCGCACGACGAAGATCGCGAAGGGTACGCCGAGGCGGGCGAGGGTGACGGCGCGGCTCCTGCGGAGCGGCGCGACTATGACCGTGGGGGTGACCGTGGACGCGGGCGTGGACGGCGCGATGGGCGTCGTGGCGATCGTGGACGGGGACGACACAACGGCTCGGGCGACCGTGAGCGTACCGGAGGGCGTGATCGCCGCGGAGTACGCAACTCTGTTCAGGCGA
It encodes the following:
- a CDS encoding Rne/Rng family ribonuclease, with protein sequence MSKEIYISSTPHETRLAIVEDDALAEIYYERENEYTLAGSIYKGRVTRVLPGMQSSFVDIGLDRDAFLYITDFMEEAGDSADFEGNGDGQRSGRRDGRGDRNREPATLEGTTGEEGRERGGRGRRDRRDRGGNRQAIPEYSQTPEGQGPQGEEEFAQPSEAESGEALTERAEGAGEAAAAPEGGRRWRGRRGRRRGRGGNRDEARQEAGSAESTPAPDLIGDADEPALEIDGSAEQTASPESAAGAEDEFHESFSRRPRGDDGRDDRNRGDRDRGGRDRDRGGRRIPRGFAPRASFYGVGNSPADEGTQEGTEAAHEPIVLPGESLSKYRSGGEQQAAPAPKAAAPTVIVPSAPSYEIPAGWDGGSVLPGETLSRHRRSEPRQESQPVVEEPAASVSVEAVQEHAAVVPEVVEPVEYEPTEEASVSYRVDPIPPSEFRQGASIEVEPEVVHAAFIEVPVTETFEEQHVLEHVVELAAHEVTTLHASGEMESEAPVVDLVEAEAAQQAFEPGTGVVEVEEEIVEEEDFQTTTLHASSIEELDDLDEEETLEGAADLGSMIREMSIDEITRVGDGDEEEDDFIEEDSIHGHHDVLDEAVEEGEELDESDETEDEVAHDEDREGYAEAGEGDGAAPAERRDYDRGGDRGRGRGRRDGRRGDRGRGRHNGSGDRERTGGRDRRGVRNSVQATNLPAISELLKPGQEVLVQIAKEPIAKKGARITSHIALPGRFLVFMPTVNHTGVSRKIESDGERRRLKEILLSEKGDAAGGFIVRTAASGASEEELRSDLRFLLNLWSDIKQRSDSSKAPALIYHDLNLVERVLRDQVTDNFSAIWVDSEENYERILRFLQRFQPSLIRRVKLYTKEMPLFEQFGITEEINKALRSKVWLKSGGSIVINQTEALVAIDINTGKYVGKTARLEDTIVKTNLDAIPEIVRQIRLRDLGGIIIIDFIDMDERKNRNRVMAALEEELKHDRAPSKVLQFNDFGLVAITRKRVKQSLERTLSTTCNVCTGTGMVKSPVTVCNDIYIEMRKMTKHLDRGDVMLRVHPDVVKQLKSSTKWLQEMEEMVGKTILVKSDPSLHPEQFDIH